From a region of the Rhodococcus sp. 4CII genome:
- a CDS encoding LysR family transcriptional regulator, which produces MSSIPKASRTRARLDLNLIVALEALLRERSVSRAATEVGLSQPAMSAALARLRRYFSDPLLARVGNTYQLTPLAQRLVGRTTVAMSAVERVLDTEPGLEVEKTTREFTLIVSGYVLATVGRAISEHLLTRAPLARLSFVELRPEVVNRLSDQLRTADLAIVPRGFVTDLPSVDLFTDPWVCLVAQDNPDVGATIDAEQLRRSPWAVFQTDPRSPNTPLHQVKAQGIDPHVQVVGENYLALPHFLAGTDRVALAPIRLAHMLVRDRGVRIVDTPLTLAPLRQAVWWHPMNNSDPELLWLRSLVLDAARSTAPADGPPENGPNS; this is translated from the coding sequence ATGAGCTCGATACCGAAAGCGAGTCGAACCCGCGCACGACTCGATCTCAACCTGATCGTCGCGCTCGAAGCGCTGTTGCGTGAGCGCAGCGTCAGTCGCGCTGCGACCGAGGTGGGGCTGAGCCAGCCCGCGATGAGTGCCGCGTTGGCCCGCCTACGCCGATACTTCAGCGATCCTCTTCTCGCCAGAGTGGGTAACACGTATCAGCTGACCCCGCTGGCGCAACGTCTGGTCGGGCGAACGACGGTGGCGATGTCAGCGGTCGAGCGGGTGCTCGACACCGAGCCGGGACTCGAGGTGGAAAAGACGACGCGCGAGTTCACCTTGATCGTCTCCGGCTACGTGCTGGCCACGGTGGGCCGGGCGATCTCCGAGCATCTGCTGACGCGGGCACCGCTCGCCCGTCTCAGCTTCGTGGAGCTGAGACCGGAAGTCGTCAATCGCCTCTCCGATCAACTCCGCACCGCGGACCTGGCAATCGTTCCGCGCGGATTCGTCACCGATCTGCCCTCGGTGGATCTGTTCACCGATCCGTGGGTGTGCCTGGTAGCACAGGACAATCCCGACGTGGGGGCGACCATCGATGCGGAGCAGCTTCGTCGCAGTCCGTGGGCGGTCTTTCAGACCGACCCCCGGTCGCCCAACACCCCATTGCATCAAGTCAAGGCTCAGGGCATCGACCCGCACGTGCAGGTCGTCGGCGAGAACTACCTGGCGCTGCCGCACTTCCTCGCGGGAACCGACCGGGTGGCCCTCGCCCCGATCCGGTTAGCCCACATGCTTGTTCGCGACCGCGGAGTTCGCATCGTCGACACGCCGTTGACGCTGGCACCACTACGGCAAGCCGTGTGGTGGCACCCGATGAACAACTCCGATCCGGAGCTGCTCTGGCTGCGCTCTCTGGTCCTCGACGCCGCACGATCTACCGCACCTGCGGACGGGCCGCCCGAGAACGGCCCGAACAGCTGA
- a CDS encoding amidohydrolase family protein, whose protein sequence is MTMNPARGGHGADGASAPADRRTVLRGATVITLDPELGDLEQADILIDGDTISAIAPHIEVDATTTVDATGMIALPGFVDTHRHTWQSAIRHGYAEMNPLQYFAEVLKGIGAAYEPDDVHIGTLMGAASALNAGTTTLVDWSHIQNSAEHSDAAICGLAESGIRAVFGHGWPLTADDRWTHQSALPHPIDIERLQKQYFAGDRPLLTLAMAARGPEMTLPGIWRDDLQLARDLGLRTSVHVGAYPHNAAHRAVTQYEKAGLLADDMTFVHCCRCTDEELAMIAAAGATVSLGVHCEMNSQGIGDIPLDRMLAAGIRPSLSGDTETKCSADMFTQMRLLYAYYRSWRGGGHSTVPTPAVDLGLRDVLEFATIEGARAVGLDNRIGTLTPGKQADIVLIRATDVNLAPVLDPVAAVVLAAHEGNVDSVLVAGTFVKADGRPTLLDHSALIQEARVSQQRILGRWTNR, encoded by the coding sequence ATGACCATGAACCCAGCACGCGGCGGACATGGGGCCGACGGCGCGAGCGCACCCGCGGATCGCCGCACCGTGTTACGCGGGGCGACAGTGATCACCCTTGATCCCGAACTCGGCGACCTCGAGCAGGCCGACATCCTCATCGACGGCGACACCATCTCGGCGATCGCCCCCCACATCGAGGTGGACGCAACCACGACGGTCGATGCCACCGGAATGATCGCCCTCCCCGGCTTCGTCGACACCCACCGTCATACCTGGCAGAGCGCCATTCGCCACGGCTATGCCGAGATGAATCCCTTGCAGTACTTCGCCGAGGTATTGAAGGGCATCGGAGCCGCCTACGAACCGGACGACGTGCATATCGGCACGCTGATGGGTGCAGCCTCCGCGCTCAATGCCGGCACGACCACCCTCGTCGACTGGTCACACATCCAGAACTCCGCCGAACATTCCGATGCGGCGATCTGTGGGCTGGCCGAGTCGGGCATCCGAGCCGTCTTCGGCCACGGCTGGCCGCTCACCGCCGACGACCGTTGGACCCACCAGAGCGCACTACCTCACCCCATCGACATCGAACGACTGCAGAAGCAATACTTCGCCGGCGACCGCCCGCTGTTGACACTGGCTATGGCCGCCCGCGGCCCCGAGATGACACTCCCCGGAATCTGGCGCGACGACCTGCAGCTCGCCCGCGACCTCGGTCTCCGCACCTCCGTTCACGTCGGTGCGTATCCCCACAACGCGGCACACCGCGCCGTCACCCAGTACGAAAAGGCAGGTCTGCTCGCCGACGACATGACCTTCGTGCACTGCTGCCGCTGCACGGACGAGGAGTTGGCGATGATCGCCGCGGCGGGGGCTACCGTATCGCTCGGAGTCCACTGCGAGATGAACTCGCAAGGAATCGGCGACATCCCACTCGATCGCATGCTCGCCGCAGGCATACGTCCCAGTTTGAGCGGAGATACCGAAACCAAGTGCTCGGCGGACATGTTCACCCAAATGCGTTTGCTCTACGCCTATTACCGGTCGTGGCGCGGTGGGGGACACTCGACCGTGCCCACTCCTGCGGTGGACTTGGGGCTGCGAGACGTGCTCGAATTCGCCACCATCGAGGGAGCGCGAGCGGTGGGGCTGGACAATCGCATCGGTACCCTCACCCCCGGTAAACAGGCTGACATCGTCCTCATCCGCGCCACCGACGTCAATCTGGCTCCCGTTCTCGACCCGGTCGCCGCGGTGGTCCTCGCAGCCCATGAAGGAAACGTCGACTCGGTCCTGGTCGCCGGCACGTTCGTCAAGGCCGACGGCCGGCCCACCCTGCTCGACCACAGCGCCCTGATCCAGGAGGCCAGGGTGTCGCAACAGCGGATACTCGGCCGATGGACCAACCGGTGA
- a CDS encoding MFS transporter: MSRKAEFRRGWPTLLAATLGVGLGVSGLAIYSAGLFVNDLGREFGLTRTTYGLAYSLLTLGMAAAVPVIGYAVDRFGVKIPTITSAVCLAAGFVLLGTAVHSVPAYMTAMALIGFFGAGSGPIAFTRAVSSWFDRARGFALGITMMGMGLAGALVPIAISSVIGAHGWQTAYIVLACAAAVGTLPTLLLLRSAPPSDSDTTTTTSTVDDGHSTSAPEPEGPSFAVIRRDRLFWQLIGTFGLMSVAFTGLVPHLVPMLRQAGTSASTAALIASLMGISVIVSRLVVGFLFDVFRPQVVAASLCGLCTLGVLAFAFGGVALAPVAAVAVGCMLGAELDMLGFFTSRYFGMAAFGRAYAGPYAAFVIGGAIAPLWVGAVADQADSYRPALLIVTVLTLLVAGSFLALPNPNTRIERLHTGANVSTPRPSGSPVTVVD; encoded by the coding sequence ATGTCACGAAAGGCCGAGTTTCGGCGAGGGTGGCCGACCCTGCTGGCTGCCACCTTGGGTGTCGGCCTGGGAGTTTCCGGACTCGCCATCTACTCGGCAGGTCTGTTCGTCAACGATCTCGGCCGGGAGTTCGGGCTCACCCGCACCACATACGGGCTCGCGTACTCACTACTGACGTTGGGTATGGCGGCAGCGGTCCCAGTAATCGGGTACGCCGTCGACAGGTTCGGTGTCAAGATCCCCACAATTACCAGCGCGGTATGCCTGGCCGCGGGATTCGTCCTGCTCGGAACTGCCGTCCATTCGGTCCCGGCGTACATGACAGCGATGGCGCTGATCGGCTTCTTCGGCGCAGGGTCCGGCCCGATAGCCTTCACCCGCGCGGTCAGCAGCTGGTTCGACCGCGCCCGAGGTTTCGCTCTGGGAATCACCATGATGGGAATGGGCCTGGCGGGAGCCCTCGTCCCGATCGCGATCAGCTCCGTCATCGGTGCACACGGCTGGCAGACCGCCTACATCGTCCTGGCCTGCGCCGCAGCGGTCGGAACACTACCCACGCTGCTTCTACTGCGTAGTGCCCCACCCAGCGACTCCGACACCACCACCACTACATCCACTGTGGACGACGGACACAGCACTTCTGCGCCGGAGCCGGAAGGTCCGAGCTTCGCGGTGATTCGCCGAGATCGCCTGTTCTGGCAGTTGATCGGCACCTTCGGCTTGATGTCGGTGGCGTTCACCGGGCTCGTTCCACACCTCGTACCGATGTTGCGGCAGGCCGGGACGAGCGCAAGCACGGCGGCGTTGATCGCCTCACTCATGGGAATCTCCGTCATCGTCAGCCGCTTGGTGGTCGGTTTTCTGTTCGACGTCTTCCGCCCGCAGGTCGTCGCCGCCTCCCTGTGCGGCCTCTGCACCCTCGGCGTCCTCGCCTTCGCCTTCGGCGGCGTCGCACTCGCCCCTGTGGCAGCGGTGGCCGTGGGATGCATGCTGGGCGCCGAACTGGACATGCTGGGGTTCTTCACTTCCCGATACTTCGGTATGGCTGCATTCGGGCGCGCCTATGCAGGTCCCTACGCCGCCTTCGTGATCGGAGGAGCGATAGCACCGTTGTGGGTCGGCGCAGTAGCCGATCAGGCCGACAGCTATCGACCCGCACTGCTCATCGTGACCGTCCTCACCCTGCTCGTCGCCGGTAGCTTCCTGGCCCTGCCCAACCCGAACACCCGGATCGAACGACTGCACACCGGCGCGAATGTCTCGACCCCGCGACCGTCCGGCTCCCCCGTGACTGTGGTGGACTGA
- a CDS encoding S9 family peptidase — translation MAEEDKAQAAFDSFVALWTTGTTAGRRAPVLRRPGEVGLDYDDVTFPSTDGVPLEGWFIPADSDKLIIHNHFLPGNRYGYPGHLPEFGGFGGFEINFLPEYKALHDAGYNILAYDIRNHGLSGQGNGGIVGIGLLEYRDVIGSLHYAASRPDTEKMKKVLLSVCLGADSTAVAWSKHPNEFSDIQAMVMLQPVSAKYVVEEFVKGVGMADGYEKFDKAVHERTGFHLAEQSPLEHVKAVTVPTLVAQVHHDTMTRPEDVQSIYDALPVDDKELHWIEGTDRRFDGYNYFGIHPEVAIDWFDKHLK, via the coding sequence ATGGCTGAAGAAGACAAGGCCCAGGCCGCGTTCGACAGCTTTGTTGCGTTATGGACCACCGGAACGACCGCTGGACGGCGGGCACCGGTGTTGCGGCGACCCGGCGAGGTCGGACTGGACTACGATGACGTGACATTCCCGTCGACGGACGGTGTGCCGCTCGAAGGTTGGTTCATTCCCGCGGACTCCGACAAGCTGATCATCCACAATCATTTCCTGCCGGGCAACCGGTACGGATACCCCGGTCATCTCCCGGAGTTCGGTGGATTCGGGGGTTTCGAGATCAACTTCTTGCCCGAGTACAAAGCATTGCACGACGCCGGCTACAACATCCTGGCCTACGATATCCGCAACCACGGCCTCAGCGGACAGGGTAACGGCGGCATCGTCGGTATCGGCTTGCTCGAGTATCGCGACGTCATCGGATCCCTGCACTACGCCGCCTCTCGGCCGGACACCGAGAAGATGAAAAAGGTTCTGCTGTCGGTCTGCCTCGGCGCCGACTCCACCGCAGTGGCCTGGTCCAAGCACCCGAACGAGTTCTCCGATATCCAGGCGATGGTCATGCTGCAGCCAGTTTCCGCCAAGTACGTCGTCGAGGAGTTCGTCAAAGGCGTCGGCATGGCCGATGGCTACGAGAAGTTCGACAAGGCTGTGCACGAGCGGACCGGGTTCCACCTTGCCGAGCAATCACCGCTCGAGCACGTCAAGGCCGTCACCGTCCCCACACTCGTTGCGCAGGTCCACCACGACACCATGACACGCCCAGAAGACGTCCAATCGATCTACGACGCGCTTCCCGTGGACGACAAAGAGTTGCACTGGATCGAAGGCACCGACCGCCGCTTCGATGGCTACAACTACTTCGGCATCCACCCCGAAGTAGCGATCGATTGGTTCGACAAGCACCTCAAGTGA
- a CDS encoding carboxymuconolactone decarboxylase family protein: MTNSNQPTPAQQLIGNFAPKLVSLTDDVLFGDIWTRADLTPRDRSLITCAALITNGSTEQLRSHLTRAVANGVKQSELKETIVHLAFYAGWPRAISAITLARELFDTAETQL; encoded by the coding sequence ATGACGAATTCGAACCAGCCCACGCCGGCGCAGCAGCTGATCGGCAACTTCGCCCCCAAACTGGTGTCGCTGACCGACGACGTCCTCTTCGGCGACATCTGGACCAGAGCCGATCTCACCCCCCGCGATCGCAGCCTGATCACCTGTGCCGCCCTGATTACCAACGGCAGTACCGAGCAACTACGCAGTCATCTCACGCGGGCCGTCGCCAACGGCGTCAAGCAGTCGGAGTTGAAGGAGACAATTGTCCACCTCGCCTTCTACGCGGGGTGGCCTCGCGCAATCTCGGCGATCACCCTCGCCCGGGAACTATTCGATACAGCCGAAACTCAGCTCTGA
- a CDS encoding LuxR C-terminal-related transcriptional regulator produces the protein MRNTSIGQDAVALCGVVADLIHDVSVLLDRDLSGPQPVGAQSHSRALGRLWDLVTAEMTCAIGRQDTSSDALTSLMLLLGRIREAEAAVAQLGLADRAEILAKVQSALARVGDVQTVDALLARAPEAVCSLGFDRALLSTVDGSWRLHSMHVVRDPRWAEEIVAVGTENPPVLDRMLVENDTVVGARATLVHEVQDNPRVNRPLAEITRSSSYGIAPLIVDGDVVGLVHGDCYHQQRNLTSVDQALLATFAEAMSQNLARVSVLEGISTLRAQLDGLGRWTKASGQGVAKSVALGRDDDSVLTRREVQIVKLMADGDSNGKIARRLVISEGTVKTHITRVLRKLGAANRAEAVSIWLRNSDITRTATQG, from the coding sequence ATGCGCAACACGTCGATCGGGCAGGACGCCGTGGCGCTGTGCGGTGTGGTCGCCGACCTCATCCACGACGTGAGTGTGCTGCTCGACCGCGACCTGAGCGGCCCGCAGCCGGTCGGCGCGCAGTCGCACAGTCGGGCGCTGGGTCGGCTGTGGGACCTGGTGACTGCGGAGATGACGTGTGCAATCGGCCGTCAAGACACGTCGTCCGACGCTCTGACCTCCCTGATGCTGCTTCTCGGCCGCATACGCGAGGCGGAGGCCGCGGTGGCACAGCTGGGGCTGGCCGACCGCGCGGAGATTCTCGCGAAGGTTCAGTCGGCGTTGGCGCGGGTCGGCGATGTGCAGACGGTCGACGCGTTGCTGGCCCGGGCTCCCGAGGCGGTGTGCAGCCTCGGTTTCGATCGTGCGCTGCTGTCGACGGTGGACGGGTCGTGGCGGTTGCATTCGATGCACGTCGTCCGCGACCCGCGCTGGGCGGAGGAGATCGTGGCGGTGGGCACGGAGAATCCGCCGGTGCTCGACCGCATGCTGGTCGAGAACGACACCGTGGTCGGTGCTCGCGCGACGCTCGTCCACGAGGTGCAGGACAACCCTCGCGTCAACCGTCCGCTTGCCGAGATCACCAGATCCTCGTCGTACGGCATTGCGCCGCTGATTGTCGACGGTGACGTCGTCGGCTTGGTGCACGGCGACTGCTATCACCAGCAACGCAATCTCACCAGTGTCGATCAAGCCCTGTTGGCGACGTTCGCCGAGGCGATGAGTCAGAACCTGGCGAGAGTGAGTGTGCTCGAGGGTATTTCGACGCTACGCGCCCAACTGGACGGGCTCGGACGCTGGACCAAGGCATCCGGGCAGGGGGTAGCGAAGTCCGTCGCGCTCGGTCGCGACGACGATTCCGTCCTCACCCGCCGCGAAGTGCAGATCGTGAAACTCATGGCGGACGGCGACTCCAACGGCAAGATCGCCCGCAGGCTGGTCATCTCCGAGGGAACCGTCAAGACCCACATCACCCGCGTACTGCGCAAACTGGGTGCAGCCAACCGGGCCGAGGCCGTGTCGATCTGGCTGCGCAATTCCGATATCACGCGTACGGCAACGCAAGGCTGA
- a CDS encoding hydantoinase/oxoprolinase family protein produces MTQSEQAADWIVGIDVGGTFTDIIALNRKTGETRDGKVLSTLQQEEGVLLSIEAIGVEVPDVAEIVHGHTVGINALLSRTGERTGLIATRGHRDLLDIGRMHREFGDRFYDPTWLRPHQERPIVQRESRFGVPERLRYDGSELLPLDEHAVRDAARSLASQGAKSVAVCLMNSYINPDHEQRAAEIVAEELPDAYIQTSALYPVTKEHERTTTVALDAYVGPAVVGYLDRLMSQLSERNYAGTLWIMMMNGGVATFADAGRAPVFQLVSGPVGGVSGSVKLANESSSPNLLTIDVGGTSTDVAAIVAGKTPLTDLWTLETGLTLTMPLVDVESVGSGAGSLIRPSPLGNVAVGPASAGSNPGPVCYQRGGVEPTLTDACAALGVLQPDLFANGAIQLDVDASLDALGKTGEQFGMSALELASAAYEVACEDIAAKVRTISVYRGLDVREFALQPSGSAGPMLADRVGQILGLDKVIVPRNPGQFSAMGLLRSDLMVTRAQSIMSPLAPGSAEAIEAAFVALQDRIRGELDSQGAEVDRIRFERAVFAMYRGQTWDNRMPIHPETLTAHSVTELVPQFHDFYRESYGFAATEIPVVISTVEVTAIIPRKQHKTDLTPDDGEAFLRTAELTLPGTTEQVEVSIYVRERLEPFERVQGPALVAEKFATTLVLPGRTAYVDGDLNLIIEPQS; encoded by the coding sequence ATGACGCAGAGTGAGCAGGCAGCCGACTGGATTGTCGGCATCGATGTCGGTGGCACATTCACCGACATCATTGCGCTCAACCGCAAGACGGGTGAGACCCGAGACGGCAAGGTGCTGTCGACCCTCCAGCAGGAGGAGGGTGTATTGCTGAGCATTGAGGCGATTGGTGTCGAGGTCCCGGACGTTGCGGAGATCGTGCACGGGCACACGGTGGGGATCAACGCCCTGCTCAGCCGAACCGGCGAGCGCACCGGCCTGATCGCGACCCGCGGACACCGGGACCTGCTCGACATCGGTCGCATGCACCGCGAGTTCGGTGACCGGTTTTACGACCCCACCTGGCTGCGGCCGCACCAGGAGCGCCCAATTGTGCAGCGCGAGTCGCGTTTCGGTGTTCCCGAGAGGCTTCGGTACGACGGTTCCGAGTTGTTGCCGTTGGACGAGCACGCCGTTCGCGACGCTGCGCGTTCGCTGGCGAGCCAGGGTGCGAAGTCGGTGGCCGTGTGTTTGATGAACTCCTACATCAACCCCGACCACGAGCAGCGGGCCGCTGAGATCGTCGCAGAAGAGTTGCCGGACGCCTACATTCAGACTTCCGCACTCTACCCGGTGACCAAGGAGCACGAGCGCACCACGACCGTCGCCCTCGACGCTTACGTCGGTCCGGCCGTCGTCGGCTACCTCGACCGACTGATGAGTCAGCTCTCTGAGCGCAATTACGCCGGGACGCTGTGGATCATGATGATGAACGGCGGTGTCGCGACGTTCGCCGACGCCGGCCGCGCCCCGGTGTTCCAGCTGGTCTCCGGTCCGGTCGGCGGCGTGAGCGGCAGCGTCAAACTCGCCAACGAGAGCAGCTCGCCGAACCTGCTCACCATCGATGTCGGCGGCACGAGCACGGACGTGGCGGCGATCGTGGCCGGCAAGACACCGCTCACCGACCTGTGGACGTTGGAAACCGGTCTCACCCTGACCATGCCGCTGGTGGACGTGGAGAGCGTCGGTTCGGGTGCCGGTAGCCTGATCCGGCCCAGCCCGCTCGGCAATGTGGCGGTCGGTCCGGCTTCGGCCGGATCGAACCCCGGTCCGGTCTGTTACCAGCGCGGTGGTGTCGAGCCCACCCTCACCGACGCGTGCGCGGCGCTCGGTGTCCTCCAGCCGGACCTGTTCGCCAACGGCGCCATTCAACTCGACGTCGACGCCTCGCTCGATGCGCTCGGGAAGACCGGTGAGCAGTTCGGCATGTCGGCCCTCGAACTCGCGTCGGCGGCCTACGAGGTCGCCTGTGAAGACATCGCGGCGAAGGTCCGCACCATTTCGGTGTACCGGGGACTCGACGTCCGCGAGTTCGCCCTGCAGCCCTCCGGCTCGGCCGGCCCGATGCTCGCCGACCGCGTCGGGCAGATCCTGGGCCTGGACAAGGTGATCGTGCCGCGCAACCCGGGCCAGTTCTCGGCCATGGGACTGCTGCGCAGCGACCTGATGGTCACCCGGGCGCAGTCGATCATGTCCCCGCTCGCACCTGGAAGCGCCGAGGCGATCGAGGCCGCCTTCGTCGCGCTCCAGGACCGCATCCGCGGTGAACTCGACAGCCAGGGCGCCGAGGTGGATCGAATCCGCTTCGAGCGGGCCGTTTTTGCGATGTATCGCGGCCAGACGTGGGACAACCGCATGCCCATCCACCCAGAAACTCTCACCGCCCACAGTGTGACCGAGCTGGTACCGCAATTCCACGACTTCTACCGGGAATCCTACGGTTTCGCGGCGACGGAGATTCCCGTCGTGATCTCGACGGTGGAGGTGACGGCGATCATCCCGCGCAAGCAGCACAAGACCGACCTCACCCCCGACGACGGAGAGGCGTTCCTGCGCACGGCGGAGCTCACGTTGCCGGGCACGACCGAGCAGGTCGAGGTGTCCATCTACGTCCGGGAACGACTCGAACCCTTCGAACGGGTGCAGGGCCCCGCCCTCGTCGCGGAAAAGTTCGCGACCACCCTCGTCCTTCCCGGCCGGACGGCCTACGTGGACGGCGACCTGAATCTCATCATCGAGCCCCAGAGCTGA
- a CDS encoding hydantoinase B/oxoprolinase family protein, with protein sequence MTITTPDTGPAVDVELDILRYGLTEVAREMLDSLMRSAFSPVCRDILDCTSAIHMRTDDGWETVALWEGCMQHAFTAPHIANFVMDDWDIDNMQPGDVIFVNDPWRGTIHQSDVNLLRPVFVDGRVEFLLHSTSHLVDLGGAIPGGFSNGTQTHFEEQLKLPPTLLYANDVPVRPTFNFILENNRVPQLVLGDLRALHGCLVVGERQLQDLIARGGLEKVRAAGRYAIEATEASMRRGIASIPDGDYTAEDFLDEDGVSDEPIPVHVTVKVRGDSMEIDFSGSGRQPLGNCGTAWCEASRCIEAVKLMVDPSTPVNSGTLRPIETLLPSGSVVQVLPPSSCSNHADIGARGINVVTQALSQAMDEAFACDTGTAVVVSLGGIDTRPGHEGTPWGAFALAGGGWGGTWKDDGVSFCVIPIGNCRTSVQEHVEIESPLVIVQHEMVIDTAGAGEFRGGLGSVYSIFAESDTMVTITADRVRLGAPGSNGGGAGSPAYGWYIENFDLAEHGDALDLRGAEPLFGMFDEQGRPDPNDGEFGRGARYQTGKFSGLILKAGDALRFVIGGGGGWGDPLARIPGKVLQDVRSGLVSPEFAADAHGVVITNGDVDETATTARRAQLAADRDQGRWSVPVATPRNWNL encoded by the coding sequence ATGACGATCACCACCCCTGACACCGGCCCCGCCGTCGATGTCGAACTCGACATCCTCCGCTACGGCCTCACCGAGGTCGCCCGCGAGATGCTCGACTCGCTGATGCGCAGCGCCTTCTCCCCGGTCTGCCGCGACATCCTCGACTGCACCAGCGCCATTCACATGCGCACGGACGACGGCTGGGAAACCGTCGCACTGTGGGAAGGCTGCATGCAGCACGCCTTCACCGCCCCGCACATCGCGAACTTCGTGATGGACGACTGGGACATCGACAACATGCAACCCGGCGACGTCATCTTCGTCAACGACCCGTGGCGCGGCACCATCCACCAGTCCGACGTCAACCTGCTCCGGCCCGTCTTCGTCGACGGCCGGGTGGAATTCCTGCTGCACTCGACGTCCCACCTCGTCGACCTCGGTGGCGCGATCCCGGGCGGCTTCTCCAACGGCACCCAGACGCACTTCGAGGAACAGCTCAAGCTGCCGCCGACGTTGCTGTATGCGAACGACGTGCCGGTTCGCCCGACGTTCAACTTCATCCTGGAGAACAACCGCGTCCCGCAACTCGTGCTCGGCGACCTACGTGCCCTGCACGGTTGCCTGGTGGTCGGAGAGCGCCAGCTGCAGGATCTGATCGCTCGCGGTGGCCTGGAGAAGGTGCGCGCGGCCGGCCGCTACGCCATCGAGGCCACCGAAGCCAGCATGCGGCGCGGCATCGCGAGCATCCCGGACGGCGACTACACCGCCGAGGACTTCCTCGACGAGGACGGCGTCAGCGACGAACCGATTCCGGTCCACGTGACCGTGAAGGTGCGCGGCGACTCCATGGAGATCGACTTCTCCGGGTCCGGACGCCAGCCCCTCGGCAACTGCGGTACCGCGTGGTGCGAGGCCTCACGCTGCATCGAGGCGGTCAAGCTGATGGTCGACCCGTCGACACCGGTCAACAGCGGCACGCTGCGGCCGATCGAGACCCTGCTGCCGTCCGGCAGCGTGGTGCAGGTGCTGCCGCCGTCGAGTTGCTCCAACCACGCCGACATCGGCGCCCGGGGAATCAACGTCGTCACCCAGGCCCTGAGCCAGGCGATGGACGAGGCATTCGCGTGCGACACCGGCACTGCCGTCGTCGTCAGCCTCGGCGGCATCGATACCCGTCCGGGCCACGAAGGCACGCCGTGGGGCGCATTCGCGCTCGCCGGTGGCGGCTGGGGCGGCACATGGAAGGACGACGGTGTCTCCTTCTGCGTGATTCCGATCGGCAACTGCCGGACATCGGTGCAAGAACACGTCGAGATCGAGAGCCCGCTGGTCATCGTCCAGCACGAGATGGTGATCGACACCGCCGGGGCCGGAGAGTTCCGCGGCGGTCTCGGCTCGGTCTACTCGATCTTCGCCGAGTCCGACACGATGGTCACCATCACCGCCGACCGGGTCCGCCTCGGCGCTCCCGGCTCGAACGGCGGCGGCGCGGGCTCACCGGCCTACGGCTGGTACATCGAGAACTTCGACCTCGCCGAACACGGTGACGCACTCGACCTGCGTGGGGCCGAACCGTTGTTCGGCATGTTCGACGAACAGGGCCGGCCGGACCCGAACGACGGCGAATTCGGCCGCGGCGCGCGCTACCAGACCGGCAAGTTCTCCGGACTGATCCTCAAAGCCGGCGACGCGCTCCGCTTCGTGATCGGCGGCGGCGGCGGCTGGGGCGACCCCCTGGCCCGTATCCCCGGGAAGGTGCTGCAAGACGTCCGCAGCGGGCTCGTGAGCCCCGAGTTCGCGGCCGATGCCCACGGGGTCGTGATCACGAACGGTGACGTCGACGAAACCGCCACCACAGCACGGCGTGCGCAGCTCGCCGCCGACCGCGACCAGGGCCGCTGGAGCGTGCCCGTCGCCACCCCCCGCAACTGGAACCTCTGA
- a CDS encoding SDR family NAD(P)-dependent oxidoreductase: protein MSGLLDGKVVLVTGAAGGIGRATSLLAAKEGARVAATDVSEEGVAATADLVRAAGGEAIALPADLTVGTSVDAMVAAVVDHYGSLDGAFNNAGVSGGQIGQGGRSVAEWDEEAFDRAVAVNLKGVWLCMRAELKQMTTQGGGAIVNTASLAGLTGFKTTAGYAAAKHGVVGLTKTAAIEYAPTIRINAVCPGYTDTDLMKDAKRRSGSTIMARIPFGALAQPDDIAEMACWLLSDRAGYATGGSFVVDGGYMAG from the coding sequence ATGTCAGGATTACTCGACGGAAAAGTAGTACTCGTCACCGGCGCGGCGGGAGGCATCGGGCGGGCGACATCCCTGCTGGCCGCGAAGGAAGGCGCCCGGGTCGCGGCGACCGATGTGTCCGAGGAGGGCGTCGCGGCGACGGCAGACCTGGTGCGCGCGGCGGGCGGGGAGGCGATCGCGCTTCCCGCCGACCTCACGGTCGGCACCTCGGTGGATGCGATGGTCGCCGCGGTCGTCGACCACTACGGCAGCCTGGACGGCGCGTTCAACAACGCGGGCGTGAGCGGCGGGCAGATCGGTCAGGGCGGTCGATCCGTCGCGGAGTGGGATGAGGAGGCCTTCGACCGAGCCGTCGCAGTGAACCTCAAGGGCGTGTGGCTGTGTATGCGCGCCGAGTTGAAGCAGATGACGACACAGGGTGGGGGCGCCATCGTGAACACGGCCTCGCTCGCCGGTCTCACCGGATTCAAGACCACGGCCGGATATGCGGCGGCCAAACACGGCGTCGTCGGCCTGACGAAAACTGCGGCAATCGAATACGCGCCGACCATCCGGATCAACGCGGTGTGCCCGGGTTATACCGACACCGACTTGATGAAGGACGCCAAACGCCGCAGCGGATCCACCATCATGGCGCGAATTCCCTTCGGCGCCCTCGCGCAACCCGACGACATCGCCGAAATGGCGTGCTGGCTCCTCTCCGATCGCGCCGGCTATGCAACCGGCGGCTCCTTCGTCGTCGACGGAGGCTATATGGCCGGGTAG